One region of Thermodesulfobacteriota bacterium genomic DNA includes:
- the fliE gene encoding flagellar hook-basal body complex protein FliE translates to MKVDEILDLGYGFRPVSVGERTDPFTDFKKVLSRSIEELNRLSEEANQKIEEMVLGEADIHEAMIAMEKAGISLRLMLQVRNKMIAAYEEIMRMQF, encoded by the coding sequence ATGAAGGTCGATGAAATCCTGGACCTTGGGTATGGGTTTCGACCGGTTTCGGTTGGTGAGCGGACCGATCCCTTCACCGATTTCAAAAAGGTTTTGAGCCGGTCGATCGAGGAGCTGAACCGGCTTTCAGAGGAGGCCAATCAGAAGATCGAGGAGATGGTCCTGGGCGAGGCGGATATTCATGAAGCCATGATCGCCATGGAGAAGGCAGGCATCTCGCTGAGGTTGATGCTCCAAGTTCGTAACAAGATGATCGCCGCTTATGAGGAGATCATGAGGATGCAATTTTAG
- the flgC gene encoding flagellar basal body rod protein FlgC has translation MNLLKSMGISSEGLHAQRTVMEAISLNLANLQTTRAEGGEPYRRKRVIFTGARAPLFGEIFSSRFRKVGHLYRTHPHHFERLEFRGDLLAGGGTLEVQTFDDLRPFQVVYDPSHPDANPEGFVLLPNVNVVEEMVHMLKAIRSYEANITAFNAAKTMALKALEIGR, from the coding sequence ATGAACCTCTTGAAATCGATGGGCATCAGTTCGGAGGGGCTTCACGCCCAGCGAACGGTCATGGAGGCGATCTCCCTGAACCTGGCCAACCTCCAGACGACCCGGGCGGAAGGGGGTGAACCTTATCGTCGAAAAAGGGTGATCTTTACCGGGGCGAGGGCTCCCCTCTTTGGAGAGATCTTCTCGAGTCGTTTCCGGAAGGTGGGTCACCTTTACCGGACCCACCCGCACCATTTCGAGCGGCTCGAGTTCAGAGGAGATCTCCTTGCGGGAGGAGGGACTCTCGAGGTCCAAACCTTTGATGACCTCCGCCCCTTCCAAGTGGTCTACGATCCCTCCCATCCCGATGCCAATCCGGAAGGGTTCGTCTTGTTGCCGAATGTCAACGTCGTGGAAGAGATGGTCCATATGTTGAAGGCCATCAGAAGTTACGAGGCCAATATTACGGCCTTCAATGCGGCCAAGACCATGGCCTTGAAGGCCTTGGAGATCGGCCGTTGA
- the flgB gene encoding flagellar basal body rod protein FlgB yields the protein MDRFQIKRELFDHTIGLLQKSLNLRSLRHRILSDNIANADNPEHLRREIPFREILLEAMETRPSLALRRTHPEHLPGGLEEVFPVHLSSGIFQMDQEMAKLAENNLLFQAGVQALLKKFEGLKHVISEGGR from the coding sequence ATGGATCGGTTTCAGATCAAGAGAGAGCTCTTTGACCACACCATCGGACTGCTCCAGAAGTCCTTGAACCTGAGATCCCTGCGCCACCGGATCCTTTCTGACAATATCGCCAACGCCGACAACCCCGAACACCTCCGGAGGGAGATTCCGTTCCGAGAGATACTGCTCGAGGCGATGGAGACCCGGCCGAGCCTTGCCCTTCGGAGGACTCACCCCGAGCACCTTCCTGGCGGGCTCGAAGAGGTTTTCCCCGTCCATCTCTCTTCTGGCATATTTCAGATGGATCAGGAGATGGCCAAATTGGCTGAAAACAACCTCCTTTTTCAAGCAGGGGTCCAGGCCCTCTTGAAGAAGTTCGAGGGCCTTAAACACGTCATCAGCGAAGGAGGTCGATAG
- a CDS encoding sigma-54 dependent transcriptional regulator, whose protein sequence is MGKSRLLVVEDDPEMKGVLSFSLSHNGFTVVTAGSVKEGLSLMEHQTFDLVLADLRFPGEDGLNLLDSVRRRALQPPVIILTHHGSIQNAVETMRRGAFDYLLKPIPLNLLEERIRAALDRTQPPTEGPGIGPADGETAILTRDPRMKELVALCDRIAMSDAPVFIEGESGTGKELFARYIHRKSLRHQGPFVAVNCASLPETLFESELFGHEKGAFTGALSRKIGKFELAHQGTLLLDEVTEMSPFLQAKLLRVIQEKEVDRLGGRQPIPIDVRLIATTNRQIEPLIEKGDFREDLYFRLNVITLRLPPLRDRREDIELLASHFLKVFSARYGRPDLCFSKEVQEWLGKQTWRGNVRELKNVIERAVLTGIGPVLQLKDVIQENRGLPRKVGPQEDRPLSLKEMERHLILKALDQTNGNRTQAAKILGISIRTLRNKLNEYREGASVPGATSP, encoded by the coding sequence ATGGGAAAGAGTCGTCTGCTCGTCGTTGAAGATGATCCCGAGATGAAGGGGGTGCTCTCCTTTAGTCTTTCCCACAACGGGTTTACGGTCGTCACGGCCGGAAGCGTCAAAGAAGGCCTCTCCCTCATGGAGCACCAAACCTTCGATCTCGTCCTCGCGGACCTAAGATTTCCAGGGGAGGATGGCCTGAACCTGCTCGACTCGGTAAGACGCCGAGCCCTCCAACCCCCCGTCATCATCCTGACCCACCACGGATCGATTCAGAATGCTGTCGAGACGATGAGAAGGGGGGCGTTCGACTACCTCCTCAAACCAATTCCCTTGAACCTTCTCGAAGAGAGGATCAGGGCGGCCCTGGATCGCACCCAGCCTCCGACGGAAGGCCCAGGGATTGGGCCCGCAGATGGGGAGACGGCCATTTTGACACGGGATCCAAGGATGAAAGAGCTTGTCGCCCTTTGCGATCGGATCGCCATGAGCGATGCGCCGGTGTTCATCGAGGGGGAGAGCGGGACGGGCAAAGAGCTCTTCGCGCGATATATCCACCGGAAAAGCTTAAGACACCAGGGACCTTTCGTCGCGGTCAACTGTGCCTCCCTGCCGGAGACGCTCTTTGAAAGCGAGCTCTTCGGTCACGAGAAGGGGGCCTTTACGGGCGCCCTGAGTCGAAAGATCGGAAAGTTTGAGCTGGCCCATCAAGGGACGCTCCTCCTGGACGAGGTGACCGAGATGAGCCCGTTTCTTCAGGCCAAACTCCTGAGGGTCATTCAGGAGAAGGAGGTGGATCGCCTCGGAGGCCGCCAGCCCATCCCGATCGACGTCAGGCTGATCGCGACGACGAACCGCCAGATCGAACCTCTGATCGAAAAAGGGGATTTCCGAGAGGACCTCTATTTTCGGTTAAACGTGATCACCCTTCGCCTCCCGCCGTTGAGAGACCGCAGAGAGGATATCGAATTGTTGGCCTCGCACTTCCTGAAGGTCTTTTCAGCCCGCTACGGAAGGCCTGACCTTTGTTTCTCCAAAGAGGTCCAGGAGTGGCTGGGAAAGCAGACCTGGCGGGGGAATGTGAGGGAACTGAAAAACGTGATCGAACGAGCCGTGTTGACCGGGATCGGCCCAGTCCTTCAGTTGAAGGATGTGATTCAAGAAAATCGGGGACTCCCCAGAAAGGTCGGACCCCAAGAGGATCGTCCTTTATCTTTGAAAGAGATGGAGAGGCATCTCATCTTAAAGGCCCTCGATCAGACGAACGGGAATCGGACCCAGGCCGCCAAGATCCTGGGGATCAGCATTCGGACCTTGAGAAACAAATTGAATGAATATCGGGAGGGGGCCTCGGTCCCAGGGGCCACCTCTCCATGA